Within the Catalinimonas niigatensis genome, the region TAGAAAATGATGAGGTAAATATTGATGCGGGACAAAACCTGATCATTACTTGTAAGGAAGATATGATAGGTACTAAGGAAAGGGTAAGTACTTCCTACGAAAATCTGGCAACCGATGTGAGCATAGGCGATACCATATTGATTGATGATGGTAAGATAGAACTTAGAGTGAACAAAGTTGATGGTAATCATGTGCATACCACAGTAATTTATGGTGGGCCACTTAAATCCAGAAAAGGAATTAACCTGCCTGATACTCAGGTCTCCGCTCCTTCTCTTACTGAAAAAGATAGAGAAGATCTGGAGTTTGGTCTTGAAAATAATGTTGATTGGATAGCCCTTTCTTTTGTTAGAAAAGCAGATGATATCTATAACCTAAAAAATCTTATTCAGGAAAAAGGCAAGACCATCAAAGTGATTTCTAAAATTGAAAAACCCGAAGCCATTCGGAATATTGATGAAATCATTGCTGCCACTGATGGGTTGATGGTTGCGCGTGGTGATTTGGGTGTGGAAATCGCCATGGAAGATGTGCCTATGGTGCAGAAAATGCTGGTGCATAAATGTAATATGGCATCCAAGCCGGTCATCATTGCTACACAGATGATGGAAAGTATGATAGAAAACCCTCGTCCTACCCGTGCAGAGACCAATGATGTAGCCAATGGTGTGATGGATGGTGCTGATGCCATTATGCTTTCTGCTGAAACTGCTTCAGGCAAGTATCCGGTACAAGCAGTAAAAAGCATGGTCAAGACCATTCTGGCGGTTGAAAAAAGCTCTGACTTGGTCTATGATAAACTCTCGCACATAGATACCAGCTCGCCTACGTTTTATAATGATCATCTGGTTCTGACTGCCTGTAAGCTCAGTAAGCAGGTAGACGCCAGGGCAATCATTGGAATGACAAAGTCAGGATACACAAGTTTCCGCCTCTCTGGTCATCGTCCCAAAGCAGATATCTTTATTTTCACTGCTGATCGCGAACTTTTGAATGAAATTAATCTTTATTGGGGACTGAGAGGGTTTTATTATGATAAAATGGGTTCTACCGATGAAACTTTTGATGATCTGGAGCAACTTCTCAAAGATAAAGGGCATTTGCATAAAGGAGATGTGGTAATCAACACCGCCAGCATGCCACTGCACTGGGAAGACAGAACCAATATGCTCAAAATACAAATCGTAAAATAATTGAATCTAAACCAGTCGCCTGACTGGTTTGGTTTTTAGCTCAAATGAAGAGCAAATCCTTATGAAAATTACCAAAGAGTTATACAGCAGCTCATTGGCGCTGTTCACTGATCTTTATCAGTTGACGATGGCTTATGGCTATTGGAAATCTGGAATTGCGGAAAAAGAAGCCGTTTTTAATTTATTTTTCAGGAAAAACCCTTTCAATGGAGGGTTTACCATCAACTGCGGACTTGACTATGTAATTGATTATATCAACAATTTTCAATTCAGTGAAGCAGATCTATCCTATCTATCTACACTAAAAAGTAGTAATGGGGAAGCCTTATTCAGTGAAGCATTCTTAAAATATTTAAGCGAATTAAAATTAACCCTGGATATAGAGGCAATTTCTGAAGGGGAAGCTGTATATCCTCACGAACCTATTATACGTGTCAAAGGGCCCATTCTTCAGTGTCAGTTATTAGAGTCTCCTCTACTCAATATCATTAACTACCAGACACTCATTGCTACCAAAGCTGCCCGGATTTTTAATGTAGCCAAAGGAGATGCCATTTTAGAGTTTGGACTAAGAAGATCGCATGGAATAGATGGTGCTATTGCGGCTAGTCGGGCGGCATTTATTGGAGGCTGTTCCTCTACTTCCAATGTGCTGGCTGGCAAGTTATTCGGCATTCCGGTAAGCGGTACTCATGCCCACAGCTGGGTGATGGCATTTGATGATGAACTGGCTTCCTTTAAAGCGTATGCTGAGGCAATGCCTGATAATTGTATCCTTTTGGTAGATACCTACAATACGATTGAAGGAATCAGACATGCGATCAAGGTAGGGCATATGTTGAAAAAGAAGGGAAAAAAGCTTCTGGGAGTAAGAATTGATTCCGGTGATTTGGCTTATTTCAGCATACAGGCAAGGCAGATGCTGGATGAAGCGGGCTTTACGGACACCTCCATCGTTGCCAGTAATGATCTGGATGAAAATATCATTAGCAGCCTTCGAACACAAGATGCCCGTATCAATGTATGGGGCATTGGTACCAAACTGGTAACAGCTTATGATCAGCCCGCTTTGGGGGCAGTATACAAACTGTCTGCGATCAAAAATGATAAAGATCAATGGGAATACAAGATCAAACTGTCAGAACAGGCAGTGAAAGTAAATAACCCCGGTATTCAGCAAATCAGAAGATTTTACTCAACAGATGAAAACGGGCAGAGAGTTCCTATGGCTGATATGCTGTTTGATGTGTTGACTCCTCTTACTGAAAAACATAAGATTATTGATCCCATGGATTTGACCCGTCGTAAAATCATCAAAGCCGAAGGTCTTGAATATGAGGATTTGCTAAAACCGATTTTTAAAGGAGGTAAATCTGTTTATGAATCTCCTGATATTCATAAACTAAAGGAGAGGACCATTCAGAGTTTAACCGAACTTCCTCTCGGTGTCAAAAGGTTAGTGAACCCTCACAGCTATCCGGTAGGATTGGAAGAGAAGCTGTATAAATTAAAAACAGATTTGGTGTTAAAGTTGCGTAACCTGAATGAAGATAGCGAGTAAAGTTAGGTTTACGAAATAAAATATTCTTTGAAAAATCATATTTTTTCTACAAGACATTCCGCATGGTGTAGAAAATGTCCCCATTAAAATTAGTTAAAGACAGGTTTAAAGGCCTAAAAATGCGCTGGCACACATTTTTTACTATGTTTTGCAGTTTAACTTCAAATCCGCTCATTTATGAAAGCCCAACTCAGAAATTTTGCCATCGTATCAGCTTTAGGAATAGGAATGTTTTCTTGTGAAAACAAGGAAATGAAAGACCAGATCAGCCAGCTTTCACTGGAAAAACTTCAACTTGAAAGAAAATATGAAAGTAAAGATTCTTCCCTTACAGCATTCATCAAATCCTTTGCTGAAATAGAAAGTAATCTTAGCGAAATCCGGGAGCGTGAAATGAATATTCAGCTTACCAGAGAAAAAAATGTTTCTACTGAAGATCTGAAAGGCCTTATCCGGGAAGATATAGAGGAAATAAATCGCTTGTTGATTGAAAATAAAGAAAAAATAGGTGAGCTAAATGCACAACTTAAATATTCAGGAAGGCAGAATGCTAAACTTAAATCTTCTTTGGAAGAACTTCAGGCAGGCTTGACAGCTAAAATTGATGAGAAAGAAGCACAAATTGCCACACTTTCCCAAGAATTGAATGGAATGAAAGTTAGAGTTGAGGAATTGAATACTAGTCTGGCTAGTCTTCATGAAGATAACATGCAAAAAGAGCAAACCATTACTACTAAAATAGATGAACTAAATACTGCTTATTTTGTCGCCGGTTCTTACAAACAGCTCAGAGACAATGAAGTATTGAGTAAAAAAGGTGGTTTTTTAGGTCTGGGAAAAACAGAAGTTCTTAAAGAAGATTTTAATAAGCAGCAATTTAACCAGATTGATATACGTGAGACTTTATCTTTTCCAGTAGAGGGGAAAGAAGTTGAATTGGTAACACGCCACCCTTCTGACTCCTATCGTCTGGAGAAGGTTGAAGAAGAAAAATTAAATCTGGTGGTTTCTAATCCTGAAAAGTTTTGGGAATCCTCAAAATATCTGGTCATGGTAGTTAAGTAAAAAAAAATTGACGATAAAGTTTTCCATTATAGAATGACTCTCTCTGATGCTTACTTCCAAAGATTTTTTTAACATAATTTTTTAAACTTATGAAAACGATTTTGATTACGCCCAGGAATGTGGCTGAGTTGAATATGATTATGGATGCTATTCAAAGAATTGGAATGGATACCTGCATTTTATCAGAGGATGAGAAAGAGGACATCATTACCGCTTTGATGATGAGAGAAGCAGAGCGGAATGAGGGGATGGCAATCGCTGATAAACTTAATAAATAATGGTTTTTCAAGCCAAATTTAAAAAGAAAGCCGGTCAAGAAGCCGGCTTTCTTTTTTAAGGAGCAAAAAACCTGACACTAACTGTGGCGCCTGACTCAATTTTAAATTCTTTTACTTCAGTGTATTTACTTCCAAAAGAACGCTCCGCCCTGAACACCAATTTGTACCTCCCCGGCTGCATAGCCAAAGTGAAGCGAGTCTCATTGGGGTCAAGATCATAAATCCATTCCTGGTAGCCATTGTCATGAAGCTTATAAAGACTACCATAACCTTTGGTAACGATATTGGCGTTGAGCACACCTGGACCAGGAATCGTAAGTTGATTGACAGTGTTGGGCTCTATTTTTACATCTTTAAAATAAGTTTTAGGCAAGGTCAACACTTCAATGTCATATGTACCTACCAGATATTTTTCAGGGGTAGATACACTTTGTACATTTAGAATTTCCTGTTTTCCATTTTGCCTGATCAGCGCAGTTACCCCTTTTGCATACTCAGTATGCCCTCTTTGTGAAAGCTGAAGCGTACCTTGAGGAGATTTGATGGGAAGCACATTATGCTTTCCTCCTTCAAAAGTAACATTCCTTTTCACTACCGGAGGCAGTGTATTCACTACCACATCATAAGAAAGTACTGCATCAAGCACTACGGAATCAGGACGACCTTGCGCATCTCTAAAATGCACAAAGTCATAAATAGGCGCTTTGGTAAAATTATTAATAAAGGTCACATTGACATTAGTCTCATTGGGCTGATTATTAATATCCAGAAGCTCAACGCTGACGGTAGTAGTTTCCAAAGACTGTTTCAGCACTTTATTTAATACCAGCCGGAAATCGCTGGCATTTCTGGCATCAAAGTATTGTCCTACACAGGCAAACTCATCCTTATAATCCTTATCCATGCCCAAACCGATCACAAAGGGCTTTAAAAAAATATTTTTCTCCTGAAGTGCCAGAGATACAGCACAAGGATCACCTCCACATGACTCAATCCCATCGGTAATGATGATCACCACATTGCGGTAATTGGGATCATTGGTAAAGTCATTTGCCGCTTGCTCCAGAGAATAAGCAATGGGAGTTACCCCCGAAGGTTGTATTTGCTTGAGCTTGGCAATAAGCCGGTCATGGTTGCCTGCGGCAAAAGGCACTTCCAGCTTACTATCCTGGCAATTTTTGTAGCGCAAATTAAACTGATGTCCATACACCCTGAGAGCCAGTTCCAGATCTTTGTCAGCTTTGAGGGAGTCTACCAGTTCCACCAGCATATTCTTGGCAATATCCATTCTTATACTATTGCCCCAATTGGCATACATACTGCCAGAGGCATCCAGCAAAAACAACATGCGGGTCTTCTCAGCCGGACGTTGAATTTGTACTTGTGCCTGTACTATGCTGAAGCATAGAAGTAGAAAAAAAAATAGACTAAACTTTTTCAAGTTATTACTCCTATAATTATTAATGTGAACTAACTAGTAGCTATGTAACGCTTGATTCGGAAACTTTCTTTTACTTCAAAATCTGGGATGTGTGCGCTTTGGTGTCTACTTTTTCAATAATTTCTTTAATCTTTCCCTCTTCATCAATCAAAAAAGTAGTACGCGCTGTTCCCATATATTTTTTTCCATACATGGATTTTTCTTTCCAGACACCATAAGCCTGATTAATGGCAGTATCTTCATCAGCAATTAGCGTAAAGGGTAAGTCTTGCTTTTCAACAAACTTCTGATGGGACTTGACCCCATCTTTGCTTACGCCAATGACTTCATAACCTGCCTGGTTGAGCGCAGCGTAGTTGTCCCTAAGGTTACAGGCCTGGGCAGTACATCCCGAAGTATTATCCTTGGGATAAAAATACAGGACTACTTTTTTTCCACGAAAATCAGACAGCTTTACGATTTGATCCTTTTGGTTTTTTGCTTCAAAATCCGGGGCCTGATCGCCAATTTGTAATGACATTACTTATATAGGTTAGGTTAAAAATTATGAAATGCAATTTAGAAAGATTAGATAAAAG harbors:
- the pyk gene encoding pyruvate kinase, translated to MESNIVFNKTKIVATVGPACNTKEMLIELVKSGVDVFRLNFSHGTHEGHKKVIHFIREINEELGTNICILQDLQGPKIRVNKIENDEVNIDAGQNLIITCKEDMIGTKERVSTSYENLATDVSIGDTILIDDGKIELRVNKVDGNHVHTTVIYGGPLKSRKGINLPDTQVSAPSLTEKDREDLEFGLENNVDWIALSFVRKADDIYNLKNLIQEKGKTIKVISKIEKPEAIRNIDEIIAATDGLMVARGDLGVEIAMEDVPMVQKMLVHKCNMASKPVIIATQMMESMIENPRPTRAETNDVANGVMDGADAIMLSAETASGKYPVQAVKSMVKTILAVEKSSDLVYDKLSHIDTSSPTFYNDHLVLTACKLSKQVDARAIIGMTKSGYTSFRLSGHRPKADIFIFTADRELLNEINLYWGLRGFYYDKMGSTDETFDDLEQLLKDKGHLHKGDVVINTASMPLHWEDRTNMLKIQIVK
- a CDS encoding nicotinate phosphoribosyltransferase; protein product: MKITKELYSSSLALFTDLYQLTMAYGYWKSGIAEKEAVFNLFFRKNPFNGGFTINCGLDYVIDYINNFQFSEADLSYLSTLKSSNGEALFSEAFLKYLSELKLTLDIEAISEGEAVYPHEPIIRVKGPILQCQLLESPLLNIINYQTLIATKAARIFNVAKGDAILEFGLRRSHGIDGAIAASRAAFIGGCSSTSNVLAGKLFGIPVSGTHAHSWVMAFDDELASFKAYAEAMPDNCILLVDTYNTIEGIRHAIKVGHMLKKKGKKLLGVRIDSGDLAYFSIQARQMLDEAGFTDTSIVASNDLDENIISSLRTQDARINVWGIGTKLVTAYDQPALGAVYKLSAIKNDKDQWEYKIKLSEQAVKVNNPGIQQIRRFYSTDENGQRVPMADMLFDVLTPLTEKHKIIDPMDLTRRKIIKAEGLEYEDLLKPIFKGGKSVYESPDIHKLKERTIQSLTELPLGVKRLVNPHSYPVGLEEKLYKLKTDLVLKLRNLNEDSE
- a CDS encoding Cbp1 family collagen-binding glycoprotein adhesin: MKAQLRNFAIVSALGIGMFSCENKEMKDQISQLSLEKLQLERKYESKDSSLTAFIKSFAEIESNLSEIREREMNIQLTREKNVSTEDLKGLIREDIEEINRLLIENKEKIGELNAQLKYSGRQNAKLKSSLEELQAGLTAKIDEKEAQIATLSQELNGMKVRVEELNTSLASLHEDNMQKEQTITTKIDELNTAYFVAGSYKQLRDNEVLSKKGGFLGLGKTEVLKEDFNKQQFNQIDIRETLSFPVEGKEVELVTRHPSDSYRLEKVEEEKLNLVVSNPEKFWESSKYLVMVVK
- a CDS encoding vWA domain-containing protein, which gives rise to MKKFSLFFFLLLCFSIVQAQVQIQRPAEKTRMLFLLDASGSMYANWGNSIRMDIAKNMLVELVDSLKADKDLELALRVYGHQFNLRYKNCQDSKLEVPFAAGNHDRLIAKLKQIQPSGVTPIAYSLEQAANDFTNDPNYRNVVIIITDGIESCGGDPCAVSLALQEKNIFLKPFVIGLGMDKDYKDEFACVGQYFDARNASDFRLVLNKVLKQSLETTTVSVELLDINNQPNETNVNVTFINNFTKAPIYDFVHFRDAQGRPDSVVLDAVLSYDVVVNTLPPVVKRNVTFEGGKHNVLPIKSPQGTLQLSQRGHTEYAKGVTALIRQNGKQEILNVQSVSTPEKYLVGTYDIEVLTLPKTYFKDVKIEPNTVNQLTIPGPGVLNANIVTKGYGSLYKLHDNGYQEWIYDLDPNETRFTLAMQPGRYKLVFRAERSFGSKYTEVKEFKIESGATVSVRFFAP
- the bcp gene encoding thioredoxin-dependent thiol peroxidase, which gives rise to MSLQIGDQAPDFEAKNQKDQIVKLSDFRGKKVVLYFYPKDNTSGCTAQACNLRDNYAALNQAGYEVIGVSKDGVKSHQKFVEKQDLPFTLIADEDTAINQAYGVWKEKSMYGKKYMGTARTTFLIDEEGKIKEIIEKVDTKAHTSQILK